Within the Deltaproteobacteria bacterium genome, the region TTCAGGGGACTTTGATCCGCAGATAGTGGAGCGGCTGGCCCGACACCCAAACATGCCACAGGTATTTACCTGGCCGGAAGGGTCGGTTCTGCGCACGCCCGAGGAGCGGTTTGCCAACCTGCCAGACTACTCTTACGAACCGCAGTACGTGGAAATCGAGGGGTTACGCATGGCCTATGTCGAGCATGGCTCCGGAGACCCCATCTTGATGCTGCACGGCGAACCGACCTGGGGATTTCTATACCGCCGCATGATCCCGCCGCTGAGTTCGGTCGGCCGCGTCATCGTGCCGGACCTGATCGGCTTTGGCCGCTCAGACAAACCGGTGGCGGACAATGCTTATTCTTATAAGTCGCATGTACGGTGGATGCGCGCCTTTATCAAGGCGCTTGATCTTGAGCGCATCATGCTAATCTGCCAGGACTGGGGCGGATTGATCGGTATTCGAACCCTGGCCCAGATGCCGGATCTCTTTGCCCGCCTGGTGGCCATGAATACCGGCATTCCAGACGGAGCGGGGTCTACCAAGGCCTTCAGGGCCTGGCGACGCCTTTCCCAGCGGGTACGAGAACTCGATATGCCGCAGCTTATGCGTCAGGCCGTGCAGCGGACCTTGACCGATGCGGAAGCCGCGGCCTATGCAGCACCCTTCCCTTCAAAGGACTATCAGACCTGCGCCCTGCTCTTCCCCCGGCTGGTGCCCATACGGTCGAACCATCCGGGCGCTTATGATAATCGGGTCGCCATTGAGAAATTGAAGACACTTGACCTGCCGGTGCTTCTGCCTTTGGCCGATGGCGATCCGGTGACGCGTGGATTTGAGGGTTTAATGCGCGGTATTTTCCGCAACGTCGCTCCTTCGCTGCCCGTTAAAAATGCCGGTCACTTCATCCAGGAAGATGCTGGAGAAGAAGTGGCTGAACATGTTCGCGTCTGGATGAGCGAAACCGGGTAAGTACGGCAACCATTTTCCAAAAAAAAGAGGGCCTGCAAAGGCCCTCTTTTTATCACTCATTTCTGATTCGGAGTGAAAGGTAGGGGAAATTTTTTAGGCAATTTCCCCCGTCAAGAACTATTTCAACTTATCGCGGCTAAAGCCCAGGATATTTCTAGCAATGATCAGCATCTGTATCTGACCGGTGCCTTCAAAGATGTCGGTAATCTTACAGTCGCGCATGAACTTTTCCACGAGCCACTCGCGTGAATATCCGAGAGGCCCCAGAAGGGCCACGCATTTCTGGCAGACCTGCGTCGCGGCCTGACCGGCCTTGGCCTTACCAAATGACGCCTCCAGGCTGTTCCTTTCCCCGGTCTCAAGCATCGCTGCCGCGCGCCAGGTCAATAGGCGAGCCGCTTCGAGGTTGGCTTCCATTTCGATGATGTCTCGC harbors:
- a CDS encoding alpha/beta fold hydrolase, coding for MPQVFTWPEGSVLRTPEERFANLPDYSYEPQYVEIEGLRMAYVEHGSGDPILMLHGEPTWGFLYRRMIPPLSSVGRVIVPDLIGFGRSDKPVADNAYSYKSHVRWMRAFIKALDLERIMLICQDWGGLIGIRTLAQMPDLFARLVAMNTGIPDGAGSTKAFRAWRRLSQRVRELDMPQLMRQAVQRTLTDAEAAAYAAPFPSKDYQTCALLFPRLVPIRSNHPGAYDNRVAIEKLKTLDLPVLLPLADGDPVTRGFEGLMRGIFRNVAPSLPVKNAGHFIQEDAGEEVAEHVRVWMSETG